A window of Hevea brasiliensis isolate MT/VB/25A 57/8 chromosome 14, ASM3005281v1, whole genome shotgun sequence contains these coding sequences:
- the LOC110646212 gene encoding uncharacterized protein LOC110646212 yields the protein MALETILAIVPTVIECTFGPVKRHLSYAFNYKSKVEKLKNQIKKLTSQRDGLQQSVDQATRQGDRINDNVQEWLTSVNKAIEEAEEAVIGEEQAKERCFFGVIPNLKKRYQLSKKAEKEALAVVELQGEGRFDRISYRPLLEPIVTPSVYDNEALHSRVSILKKVMDALMDPDVNMIGVYGMGGIGKTTLANEIHRKAIEDKLFDVVVMATVSETPELRKIQGTIADMLGMKLEEETEEGRACRLRQRLINEKKILIILDDIWEQLEPEKVGIPFGSDHKGCKLLLTSRREDLLSREMGTQASFELRVLSVAEAWIARALKNKDLHEWKDALKELSRVDNEGIQAKVYSALELSYNHLASDEVKSFFLLCALFAQSDIRVRDLLLYGIGLDLLRSKNTVEDARNRVDKLISGLKASCLLLDGEKNGSVKMHDVVRDAALSIASKSQLLFTFRDIIELKEWPTRDLRNCSKISLPYCEIHELPEQLECPELELLVLGKGYIHSKGPDLKISDLFFERITKLKVLHFTGMCLWSLPPSLGYLTNILTLCLEQCALRDASVIGDLKRLEILSFRGSKIEQLPREIAHLTRLKLLDLSCCGNLKIIPANVISRLSLLEELYMQSSFCQWELEGLSNSSNASLAELKYLSHLTTLEIDIPDAKMLPKDLFSNKLERYRIVIGKEWYCGDKYESSRMLKLKLNTSIHLKHGVNTFLKETDDLSLDEVKGIKSILYDLNWEGFPQLKYLQIRKGYDIQYVVNSTKRVPCNAFPILESLSLWNLASLEKICHCQLTTGSFTRLRILKVRECNRLKNLFSISMVRNLSQLQEMEVSYCENMEEIVVDESEVGDDKIEVAEFTQLRSLELRRLPVLKSFCFKVKELPILQTQSTSDGGFKGIALQDEIHTPLPLFDKMVSFPNLEKLGVYSVGCENKQHDELFGVSSNPMRSSVLACPDLKFLFTTSFVKSLLKLQKLYIQDCEFMEGIVLTEEFVEERMNKILFPNLDKLNLKNLSNLTRFCDGYLIDFCSLTDLSIDKCPAFRTFVSNPLCADIKVSKKPKEVDLERNQDTTFPPLFDEKVSFPSLKLMCIISMSNLERTWHSQLAEGSFYKLNSIYIRDCKNIETLFPSNDLGRFRKLEGLQLVDCHSLQEIYQLEGFNAEETSSVMSFDLNHLCISGLEGLKHIWSKDPQGIFTFQNLNYIEVLNCKILNNLFPSSIAKDLLQLKKLELVNCGIEEIVTKAEGVEEVPSFVFRQLVSLRLDGLPKIRNFYPGTCSLEFPKLKYLTVHRCGKGKEFASEFFNLQEKYGEKQCNNPIQQPMSLVEKVFFSLERLSLDGKMIETILQCQLPKGFLSKVKSVRLYHIHEKSTVSLFGFLQRLPDLESLFVQESSLKELLRNGLDDGEKEDDGTTLPLIRNLNLYHLQNLEHIWKPHPRLDIVLEYVETMTVRGCANLINITPSSTSFRNLTTLEVGFCKALKHLVTSATAKSMVQLMKMKILTCKILTEIVTDERDGRTEEIVFSRLKILELIHLKSLEGFCLGSLTFKFPCLEVVTVSGCPNMRTFSDGVLSTPKLQCVHLQEIHFQSWRWEGNLNATAQKSYLEMEGFYEIWNMKLSKFPHLKEKWQSQLPLNFLVNISKLTVDKCEFLSKALSSNQMPFLKRLKVLIVEQCDSIEEIFDLGGMNADEGHVGLMPWLQELHLIDLPQLRHIWNKDPQGILSFENLKLLKVYNCSSLTNILTLPMALGLVRLERMEVKRCSLLEQIINEEGEKEDEGEWDKTIFPSLHTINLESLPSLTSFYSGSDVLRCRSLNKVDIVDCPKMLNPFPQFR from the exons ATGGCTTTGGAAACCATTCTTGCCATTGTGCCAACCGTTATTGAGTGCACTTTTGGCCCTGTCAAACGACACCTCAGTTATGCTTTCAACTACAAAAGCAAAGTGGAAAAGCTCAAGAATCAGATCAAAAAGTTGACGAGTCAAAGAGATGGTTTGCAGCAGTCTGTTGATCAAGCGACAAGGCAAGGGGACAGGATCAATGACAATGTTCAAGAGTGGCTGACTAGCGTGAACAAAGCCATCGAAGAAGCTGAGGAAGCCGTCATCGGTGAAGAACAGGCAAAGGAGAGGTGTTTTTTCGGAGTGATTCCTAATTTGAAGAAGCGCTACCAGCTTAGCAAAAAAGCAGAGAAGGAAGCTTTAGCAGTTGTTGAGCTCCAGGGGGAAGGCAGATTTGATCGGATTTCCTACCGTCCCCTTCTAGAGCCAATAGTGACTCCATCTGTCTATGATAACGAGGCCTTGCATTCAAGAGTATCTATTTTGAAGAAAGTAATGGATGCGCTGATGGATCCTGATGTCAACATGATAGGGGTGTATGGAATGGGTGGTATCGGAAAAACCACTCTAGCGAACGAAATCCACAGGAAAGCAATAGAAGACAAGTTATTTGATGTTGTAGTTATGGCTACAGTGTCTGAGACACCAGAGCTTAGAAAAATTCAAGGGACTATTGCTGATATGCTGGGCATGAAATTAGAAGAGGAGACTGAAGAAGGAAGGGCATGTCGACTGCGTCAACGgttaataaatgagaagaagatcCTTATAATTTTGGATGACATTTGGGAACAACTTGAACCAGAGAAAGTAGGAATTCCTTTCGGAAGTGATCACAAAGGATGTAAATTATTGCTGACGTCAAGAAGAGAAGATTTGTTGTCTCGAGAGATGGGTACCCAAGCGAGTTTTGAGCTTCGAGTTCTGTCAGTAGCAGAGGCATGGA TTGCAAGAGCTTTGAAGAATAAGGACTTACACGAATGGAAGGATGCCTTGAAGGAACTATCTAGGGTTGATAATGAAGGAATTCAGGCAAAAGTGTACTCAGCGCTGGAGTTGAGCTACAATCATCTAGCCAGTGATGAAGTCAAGTCATTTTTCCTGCTTTGTGCTCTATTTGCTCAGAGTGATATTCGAGTCAGAGACTTGTTGTTGTACGGTATCGGTTTGGATTTGCTTAGAAGCAAAAATACAGTGGAGGACGCAAGAAACAGAGTAGATAAATTGATAAGTGGCCTCAAAGCCTCTTGCTTGCTACTAGACGGTGAAAAGAATGGGTCGGTGAAAATGCATGACGTTGTTAGAGATGCTGCTCTCTCAATCGCATCTAAATCTCAACTTCTGTTTACATTCAGAGATATAATTGAATTGAAGGAATGGCCAACCAGGGATCTCAGAAACTGCTCCAAAATTTCTTTACCTTACTGTGAAATACATGAGCTTCCTGAACAGTTGGAGTGCCCAGAATTAGAGTTGCTTGTCCTCGGCAAGGGATATATTCATTCGAAAGGCCCTGATTTGAAAATCTCTGATTTATTTTTTGAGAGGATTACAAAGCTCAAAGTACTGCATTTCACCGGGATGTGTTTATGGTCCCTGCCTCCATCTCTTGGTTACTTAACAAACATTCTTACCTTGTGTTTAGAACAATGCGCATTGCGGGATGCATCTGTCATAGGTGACCTGAAGAGATTAGAGATCCTTAGCTTTCGTGGATCTAAGATAGAACAGCTACCGAGAGAAATAGCGCATTTGACTAGGCTAAAATTGTTAGATTTGAGCTGCTGTGGCAACCTCAAAATCATTCCAGCAAATGTCATATCAAGGTTATCCTTGTTAGAGGAATTGTACATGCAATCTAGTTTTTGTCAATGGGAGCTTGAAGGTCTCAGCAATTCAAGCAACGCAAGCCTTGCTGAGTTGAAATACCTGTCTCACTTGACAACATTGGAAATAGATATTCCAGATGCCAAGATGTTACCGAAAGACTTGTTCTCCAATAAGTTGGAAAGGTATAGGATTGTCATCGGAAAAGAGTGGTATTGTGGTGATAAGTATGAATCCTCTAGGATGCTAAAGCTTAAGCTAAATACAAGCATTCACTTGAAGCATGGAGTTAATACGTTTTTGAAGGAAACAGACGATCTATCGTTGGATGAAGTGAAGGGGATCAAGAGCATTTTGTATGACCTGAATTGGGAAGGTTTTCCACAATTGAAATATCTCCAGATCCGGAAAGGTTACGACATTCAGTATGTTGTTAACTCAACAAAGCGGGTCCCTTGTAATGCCTTTCCCATCTTAGAGTCTTTGTCTTTGTGGAATTTGGCGAGCTTGGAGAAGATTTGTCATTGCCAGCTCACAACAGGGTCTTTCACCAGATTAAGAATCTTAAAAGTCAGAGAATGCAATAGATTGAAGAATCTCTTCTCAATCTCCATGGTTAGAAACCTTTCTCAACTTCAAGAAATGGAAGTAAGTTATTGCGAGAACATGGAAGAAATTGTGGTTGATGAGAGTGAAGTTGGTGATGACAAAATTGAAGTGGCTGAGTTCACTCAATTACGCTCCTTGGAACTACGCCGTCTTCCGGTACTTAAAAGCTTTTGCTTCAAAGTGAAGGAACTGCCCATATTGCAAACGCAGTCGACAAGTGATGGAGGATTCAAAGGAATTGCGTTGCAGGATGAGATCCATACTCCATTGCCACTTTTTGACAAAATG GTTTCCTTCCCCAACTTGGAGAAGTTGGGTGTATACTCAGTAGGCTGTGAAAACAAGCAGCATGATGAACTCTTTGGAGTTTCTTCAAACCCAATGAGGTCATCTGTCTTGGCCTGCCCGGATTTGAAGTTTTTATTTACAACTTCGTTTGTCAAAAGCCTTTTGAAACTCCAGAAACTTTACATACAAGACTGTGAGTTCATGGAAGGGATAGTACTTACAGAAGAATTTGTAGAAGAAAGGATGAATAAGATACTCTTCCCTAATCTAGATAAGCTGAATCTCAAGAATCTTTCAAATCTCACAAGATTCTGTGATGGGTATTTAATTGACTTTTGCTCTTTGACCGATCTATCAATAGATAAGTGCCCTGCATTTAGGACTTTTGTCTCCAATCCTCTTTGTGCAGACATTAAGGTCAGCAAAAAACCCAAAGAAGTGGACTTGGAGAGAAACCAAGACACCACATTTCCGCCTCTTTTTGATGAAAAG GTTTCATTTCCTAGCTTGAAGCTAATGTGCATTATTAGCATGAGTAACTTGGAAAGGACATGGCACAGCCAACTCGCTGAAGGTTCCTTTTACAAACTAAATTCAATTTATATTCGGGATTGTAAAAACATAGAGACTCTTTTTCCATCAAATGACTTGGGAAGATTCCGAAAATTGGAGGGGTTGCAGTTAGTTGATTGTCATTCACTGCAAGAGATATATCAACTGGAAGGGTTCAATGCTGAAGAAACAAGTTCAGTCATGTCATTTGATTTGAATCATCTTTGTATATCTGGCCTCGAAGGATTGAAACACATATGGAGTAAAGATCCACAAGGAATTTTCAccttccaaaatctgaattacatAGAGGTTCTAAACTGTAAGATTCTTAACAATTTGTTTCCCTCCTCCATAGCTAAAGATCTTTTGCAACTTAAAAAGCTTGAATTGGTCAATTGTGGGATAGAAGAGATTGTTACAAAGGCAGAAGGTGTAGAAGAAGTCCCATCTTTTGTGTTCCGTCAGCTAGTCTCCTTGAGACTTGATGGCCTACCGAAAATTAGGAATTTTTATCCAGGTACATGTAGTTTGGAATTcccaaaattaaaatatttgacaGTGCATCGATGTGGAAAAGGAAAAGAATTTGCTTCGGAATTCTTTAATCTCCAAGAAAAATATGGAGAGAAGCAATGCAACAACCCGATTCAACAACCCATGTCCTTGGTGGAAAAG GTTTTCTTCAGTTTGGAGAGGTTGTCTCTAGACGGTAAGATGATTGAGACGATATTGCAATGCCAATTGCCAAAAGGTTTCCTTTCCAAAGTAAAATCTGTTCGCCTGTACCACATTCATGAGAAATCAACTGTTTCtctttttggattcctgcaaagATTACCCGATCTGGAAAGTCTATTTGTGCAAGAATCTTCCCTCAAAGAGTTATTACGAAATGGACTTGATGATGGTGAAAAAGAAGATGATGGCACCACACTACCACTGATAAGAAACTTAAATCTTTATCACCTTCAAAATCTGGAGCATATCTGGAAGCCACACCCTCGGCTGGACATTGTTCTTGAATATGTAGAAACTATGACAGTACGGGGTTGCGCTAATTTGATCAATATAACACCATCCTCTACATCTTTCCGAAATCTAACAACTTTAGAAGTTGGTTTTTGCAAAGCATTGAAACATCTGGTAACATCAGCTACAGCCAAAAGTATGGTGCAACTCATGAAGATGAAGATTCTAACTTGCAAGATATTGACAGAAATAGTAACAGATGAAAGAGATGGAAGAACAGAAGAGATTGTATTCAgcagattgaaaattttggaactcATTCATTTAAAAAGCCTTGAAGGATTCTGCTTGGGTAGTTTAACCTTCAAATTCCCATGTTTGGAAGTAGTAACCGTGAGTGGATGCCCCAATATGAGGACCTTTTCTGATGGAGTCTTAAGCACACCAAAGCTGCAGTGCGTACATCTGCAAGAAATTCATTTTCAGAGTTGGCGTTGGGAGGGCAACCTTAATGCCACCGCACAGAAGTCCTATTTGGAAATG GAAGGATTTTACGAAATTTGGAATATGAAACTCTCTAAATTTCCCCATCTAAAGGAAAAATGGCAGAGTCAACTTCCGTTAAATTTTTTAGTGAATATTAGCAAATTGACAGTGGACAAGTGTGAATTTTTGTCAAAAGCCTTGTCATCAAATCAAATGCCGTTCTTGAAAAGGTTGAAGGTGCTGATTGTAGAACAATGTGATTCAATAGAAGAAATATTTGATTTGGGTGGTATGAATGCAGATGAAGGGCATGTTGGGCTGATGCCATGGTTACAGGAATTGCATTTAATTGATCTACCTCAGTTGAGGCATATATGGAACAAGGATCCTCAAggaattttgagttttgaaaaccTAAAACTACTGAAGGTTTATAACTGTAGCAGCTTGACAAATATATTAACTCTTCCCATGGCTTTGGGGCTTGTGC